In a genomic window of Pelotomaculum thermopropionicum SI:
- the PflA gene encoding pyruvate-formate lyase-activating enzyme, which translates to MYEAFYYEKKEQKLAACRLCPKMCTIRDGRSGFCRVRQNRDGTLYAANYGKVTSCGLDPIEKKPLYHFYPGSLILSFGTLGCNLRCGFCQNWTIAHGDPDAAEITPEQAVEMALQQTGRGLPNVGIAYTYSEPFMWYEFVWDTARLARKAGLKNVLVTNGYVNETPLRDILPYIDAMNIDVKGFTDGYYRENCAGRLEPVLRTVEICRAGCHVELTTLLVTGLNDSAGEIERLVDWVASLDPEIPLHFSRYFPNFEVSLPPTPLKTLKMAQEIALKKLAYVYIGNAPELGAGDTYCPSCGEEVISRVGYSTRAVGLDGKKCRSCGKEIRIAGEVTG; encoded by the coding sequence GTGTACGAGGCCTTTTATTACGAAAAGAAGGAGCAGAAACTGGCCGCCTGCCGCCTCTGCCCGAAGATGTGCACCATCCGGGACGGCAGGTCCGGCTTCTGCCGGGTCAGGCAGAACCGGGACGGAACGCTTTACGCCGCCAACTACGGGAAGGTGACCTCATGCGGTCTTGACCCGATTGAAAAGAAGCCGCTGTACCATTTTTACCCGGGCTCACTCATCCTTTCCTTCGGCACGCTGGGCTGTAATTTGCGGTGCGGTTTCTGCCAGAACTGGACCATAGCCCACGGGGATCCCGATGCGGCCGAAATTACCCCGGAGCAGGCCGTGGAAATGGCCCTTCAGCAAACCGGGCGGGGCCTTCCCAATGTGGGCATAGCCTACACCTACTCAGAGCCCTTCATGTGGTACGAGTTTGTCTGGGACACCGCCCGCCTGGCCAGGAAAGCCGGACTGAAAAATGTGCTGGTAACCAACGGGTACGTCAACGAGACGCCGCTGCGCGATATCCTTCCCTACATTGACGCCATGAACATAGACGTTAAGGGCTTTACGGACGGCTATTACCGTGAAAATTGCGCGGGCAGGCTGGAGCCGGTGCTGCGGACGGTGGAGATTTGCCGCGCCGGATGCCACGTTGAGCTTACCACCCTGCTGGTAACCGGTTTGAACGATTCCGCCGGGGAAATTGAGAGGCTGGTGGACTGGGTGGCTTCCCTCGACCCGGAAATTCCGCTGCACTTTTCACGGTACTTTCCCAACTTTGAGGTGAGCTTGCCGCCCACTCCGCTGAAGACTCTGAAGATGGCGCAGGAAATAGCGCTTAAAAAGCTCGCCTACGTTTATATAGGCAATGCGCCGGAACTGGGGGCCGGCGACACCTACTGCCCTTCCTGCGGCGAGGAGGTAATCAGCAGGGTGGGCTACAGCACCAGGGCCGTAGGCCTGGACGGGAAAAAGTGCAGGTCCTGCGGGAAGGAGATCAGGATAGCCGGCGAAGTTACCGGGTGA
- the LivM gene encoding ABC-type branched-chain amino acid transport system, permeasecomponent has product MKNKNIVFTLLFALFAVLLPLFVKAPYQMHILILIIIWSVIGTAWNLLGGYAGQVSFGHAAFFGLGAYAAGLLKFHYDISPWWGMLLGPVAASVISLPIGLICFRLRGPYFALAMLALGEIFRLLFTNLTSFTNGARGILIMPEITGKMFYYYLGLAMLALTLLTTYLIVHSKVGYYLVSIREDQDAATSLGIPTTRYKNYALLPSAFFTGLAGAFYMNYVAFIDPNIVFNLSNVSVMVILVVMLGGVATTWGPTVGAAMYIFLGELFRTTLGSANVLVFGILVCLIIMFLPNGVVGEINILMKQAAARKKTSLAGGA; this is encoded by the coding sequence ATGAAGAACAAAAACATTGTTTTTACGCTGCTTTTTGCCCTGTTTGCTGTTTTGCTGCCGCTTTTTGTGAAAGCTCCCTATCAGATGCATATTCTGATTCTGATTATCATCTGGTCGGTTATCGGTACCGCCTGGAACCTGCTGGGCGGGTACGCCGGTCAGGTTTCGTTCGGCCACGCAGCCTTTTTCGGGCTGGGTGCTTACGCCGCAGGCCTTTTAAAGTTTCATTACGACATTTCCCCGTGGTGGGGAATGCTCTTGGGACCGGTGGCGGCGTCGGTAATTTCCCTGCCGATCGGGCTGATCTGTTTCAGGCTGAGGGGCCCGTACTTTGCCCTGGCCATGCTGGCCCTGGGCGAAATCTTCCGGCTTCTTTTCACCAACCTTACCTCTTTTACAAACGGGGCCAGGGGGATATTGATCATGCCGGAGATAACCGGCAAGATGTTCTATTATTACCTGGGCCTTGCAATGCTGGCCCTGACCCTGCTGACGACCTACCTGATCGTGCATTCCAAGGTGGGTTACTACCTGGTTTCCATAAGGGAGGACCAGGACGCGGCCACTTCTCTCGGCATACCCACAACCAGGTACAAGAACTACGCCCTGCTGCCGAGTGCCTTCTTTACCGGCCTGGCAGGCGCCTTTTACATGAACTACGTGGCCTTTATCGATCCCAATATTGTCTTTAACCTGTCCAACGTTTCGGTAATGGTTATCCTGGTGGTCATGCTGGGCGGCGTGGCCACAACCTGGGGCCCCACCGTCGGGGCGGCAATGTACATCTTTCTGGGCGAGCTTTTCCGCACCACGCTGGGTTCGGCAAACGTGCTGGTCTTCGGCATTCTGGTCTGCCTCATCATTATGTTCCTTCCCAACGGGGTGGTCGGTGAGATTAACATTCTCATGAAGCAGGCGGCGGCGCGGAAAAAAACCAGCCTGGCCGGAGGTGCGTAA
- the LivK gene encoding ABC-type branched-chain amino acid transport systems, periplasmic component, whose translation MKRFRWQFAALSFIIIGLMLIAAGCGGGQGAKKEEVKVGVILPLTGSEAMFGEMEKNSFEMALEELKAAGKAAIGGKEIKLLFEDDQGKQDVAKSAAEKLVNQDKVVMLTGGYSSACSNVIAGSAQAMNIPFLVVTGSSDDITKKGWQWVFRGAAAPASKYTGALWDMIEKVVKPKNVALIYENTDFGTSSAKAFRADCEKRGINLVFDQAYEHGAIDFKPMLANMRSTNPDMIFAVSYVMDAAMITKQMKELDFNVNLFVGGGAGYTMPEFKENAGSASEYVASTTLWVPNVAWPGASDYFNKYKQKYGKEPDYHGAQAYATMYIIADALSRAKELTNTGIQKALKETDMMTIMGPVKFEDWEGYTNQNKPTTYVVQWQKGKLEVIWPENVKSAGYVYPVPKWRER comes from the coding sequence GTGAAAAGGTTCAGGTGGCAGTTTGCTGCTCTTTCTTTTATCATAATCGGCCTTATGTTGATTGCCGCCGGATGCGGCGGCGGCCAGGGCGCAAAGAAGGAAGAAGTGAAAGTTGGCGTCATTCTCCCCCTTACCGGCAGTGAGGCAATGTTCGGGGAAATGGAAAAGAACTCTTTTGAAATGGCTCTGGAAGAGCTTAAGGCCGCCGGGAAGGCAGCAATCGGCGGTAAGGAGATAAAGCTTTTGTTTGAGGACGACCAGGGCAAGCAGGACGTGGCCAAGTCCGCGGCCGAAAAACTGGTGAACCAGGATAAGGTGGTCATGCTGACCGGCGGCTACAGCAGCGCCTGCTCCAACGTTATAGCCGGTTCGGCCCAGGCCATGAATATACCCTTCCTGGTTGTGACCGGTTCATCCGACGATATTACCAAAAAAGGCTGGCAGTGGGTGTTCAGGGGGGCGGCGGCTCCGGCCAGCAAGTACACCGGCGCCCTGTGGGATATGATCGAAAAAGTGGTTAAGCCCAAAAACGTGGCTCTGATTTACGAGAACACCGATTTCGGCACCTCTTCGGCCAAGGCCTTCCGGGCCGACTGCGAGAAGAGGGGGATAAACCTGGTCTTCGATCAGGCCTACGAGCACGGGGCGATAGACTTCAAGCCGATGCTGGCAAATATGAGAAGCACCAACCCGGACATGATTTTTGCCGTTTCGTACGTTATGGACGCGGCAATGATCACCAAGCAAATGAAGGAGCTTGATTTTAACGTCAACCTCTTCGTGGGCGGCGGCGCCGGCTACACCATGCCTGAATTCAAGGAAAACGCTGGCAGCGCCTCGGAGTACGTGGCCTCCACCACCCTGTGGGTGCCCAACGTGGCCTGGCCGGGGGCAAGCGATTACTTCAACAAGTACAAGCAGAAATACGGCAAGGAGCCCGACTACCACGGCGCCCAGGCTTACGCCACCATGTACATTATTGCCGATGCTTTAAGCAGGGCCAAGGAGCTGACCAATACCGGAATTCAGAAGGCCCTGAAAGAGACCGACATGATGACCATCATGGGGCCGGTCAAGTTTGAGGACTGGGAGGGCTACACCAACCAGAACAAGCCGACCACTTACGTGGTGCAGTGGCAGAAAGGCAAGCTGGAGGTCATCTGGCCTGAAAATGTAAAATCGGCCGGCTATGTCTACCCGGTTCCCAAGTGGAGAGAAAGATAG
- the LivH gene encoding branched-chain amino acid ABC-type transport system, permease components has protein sequence MVLFGQTVICGILLGGMYALIAIGMTLIMGVMKIINLAHGALVMVGMYVTYVCFKEFGIDPYIGMFLAMPVLFFIGCLIQKYMINRLVEVDSILPENQVLLTVGIMLVLTESARLIFKSDYRSVATSYSSKVAFLGDMSISVPMLTGFFIAMIFTLILHLFLTKTDIGRSIRATAQDRDAAVYMGVNSSRITMITFGIGSALAAAGGSLLLPLFYLFPDIGHLFTAKSFIITILGGMGSTMGAAVGGLVLGIAESLGATYISMGYKDIVGLVIFLLVLLFLPGGLKSIVKR, from the coding sequence ATGGTATTGTTCGGTCAGACGGTCATATGCGGCATCCTGCTGGGCGGGATGTACGCGCTGATCGCCATAGGCATGACCCTGATTATGGGTGTGATGAAGATAATCAACCTGGCGCACGGCGCCCTGGTCATGGTGGGTATGTACGTAACCTACGTGTGTTTTAAGGAGTTCGGGATCGATCCTTATATTGGCATGTTTCTGGCCATGCCGGTGCTGTTTTTCATCGGCTGCCTGATTCAGAAATACATGATTAACCGGCTGGTTGAAGTTGATTCCATCCTGCCGGAAAACCAGGTCCTGCTCACCGTCGGAATCATGCTTGTATTAACCGAATCGGCGCGGTTGATTTTTAAATCTGACTACCGCTCCGTTGCAACGAGCTATTCCTCCAAAGTGGCTTTTCTCGGCGATATGTCGATAAGTGTCCCCATGCTGACCGGCTTTTTCATCGCCATGATATTTACCCTCATTCTGCATCTGTTTTTAACAAAGACGGATATCGGCAGGTCGATCAGGGCTACCGCCCAGGATCGGGATGCTGCAGTATATATGGGGGTTAACTCCTCCCGGATCACCATGATTACTTTCGGCATCGGCTCGGCGCTTGCCGCTGCCGGCGGATCGCTGCTGCTGCCGCTTTTTTACCTGTTTCCGGATATTGGCCACCTGTTTACCGCAAAATCTTTCATCATCACGATTCTTGGCGGCATGGGCAGCACCATGGGCGCCGCCGTCGGCGGGCTGGTGCTTGGAATAGCGGAGTCTTTGGGTGCCACTTATATTTCAATGGGGTACAAGGATATCGTCGGGCTGGTCATATTTCTGCTCGTGCTGCTGTTCCTGCCGGGCGGCTTAAAGAGTATAGTCAAGAGGTGA
- a CDS encoding hypothetical membrane protein has protein sequence MFMPFIPAATVLPVYSIGSGSVFLKGQGRLFLGAGQGYFVKGKNLTSKKYAFAWKKFSQGKRLSVRCRIWNWQ, from the coding sequence ATGTTCATGCCGTTCATCCCCGCAGCAACAGTTCTGCCTGTATATTCAATCGGCTCCGGTTCGGTTTTTTTAAAGGGGCAGGGCCGCCTTTTTTTAGGGGCCGGGCAGGGATATTTTGTTAAAGGAAAGAATTTAACAAGTAAAAAATATGCTTTTGCCTGGAAAAAATTTTCTCAGGGAAAGCGGCTGAGTGTGAGGTGCAGGATATGGAACTGGCAATGA
- the LivF gene encoding ABC-type branched-chain amino acid transport systems, ATPase component, whose product MLKVQGIDVSYRDIQVLWDVSFEVNEGELVVLLGANGSGKTTTLNAISGLLPVKKGTIEFLGQDITKLPGYKVAELGIIHVPEGRRLFPEMTVRENLEMGSLFPEAKAKRKETMKKVFELFPVLEERQNQEAGTLSGGQQQMLALGRGLMALPKLLIMDEPSLGLAPVLVKQIFEKVKDINGQGVTVLLVEQNVVQSLNLCHRAYVLENGRVILQGSGKELLEDPHVKEAYLGM is encoded by the coding sequence ATGCTTAAAGTTCAGGGCATTGACGTAAGTTACAGGGATATTCAGGTGCTGTGGGACGTTTCTTTTGAGGTGAACGAGGGGGAACTGGTGGTCCTGCTGGGAGCCAACGGTTCCGGCAAAACTACCACCTTGAATGCCATATCCGGGTTGCTTCCGGTGAAAAAGGGCACCATTGAGTTTTTGGGGCAGGACATAACCAAACTGCCCGGCTATAAAGTCGCGGAGCTGGGCATCATCCACGTGCCGGAGGGAAGGCGCCTTTTCCCGGAAATGACCGTGCGCGAAAACCTTGAGATGGGCTCCCTTTTTCCTGAAGCAAAGGCAAAAAGGAAAGAAACCATGAAAAAAGTCTTTGAGCTTTTCCCGGTGCTGGAGGAAAGGCAGAACCAGGAGGCCGGCACCCTGAGCGGCGGGCAGCAGCAGATGCTGGCGCTGGGCCGGGGGCTGATGGCACTGCCGAAGCTGCTCATCATGGATGAGCCGTCTTTGGGCCTTGCCCCGGTGCTGGTAAAGCAAATATTTGAAAAAGTAAAGGACATTAACGGCCAGGGGGTGACCGTCCTGCTGGTCGAGCAGAACGTGGTGCAGTCCTTGAACCTGTGCCATCGCGCCTACGTGCTGGAAAACGGCAGGGTGATCCTGCAGGGGAGCGGGAAGGAGCTGCTGGAAGACCCGCACGTAAAGGAAGCCTACCTGGGCATGTAA
- a CDS encoding Uncharacterized homolog of the cytoplasmic domain of flagellar protein FhlB — MDDLRKEVAAALRYEAGKNGAPVVVAAGRGLKAKKIKEIAEQAGVPVYQDEALARTLHDLGIGVEIPPRLYQAVARILVFVAGLDRKAPAGPAGS, encoded by the coding sequence ATGGACGACCTGCGCAAGGAAGTTGCCGCTGCCCTGCGTTACGAGGCGGGTAAAAACGGCGCCCCGGTGGTCGTGGCCGCCGGCCGGGGGCTGAAGGCAAAAAAGATTAAGGAAATTGCAGAACAGGCCGGCGTGCCGGTTTATCAGGACGAGGCCCTGGCCAGAACCCTGCACGACCTGGGAATCGGGGTGGAAATACCGCCCCGGCTGTATCAGGCCGTGGCCAGGATCCTGGTGTTCGTGGCCGGGCTGGACAGGAAAGCTCCGGCCGGCCCTGCAGGAAGCTGA
- a CDS encoding hypothetical protein (containing AMMECR1 uncharacterized conserved protein (COG2078) and uncharacterized conserved protein (COG3885)): MSVVICGVCPHPPIAVPEVGREESAAVEATQKALVELGRRVRESGAETVVIISPHAPVFQDVAGINKTPLLRGDFGSFRAPHVRFELTNDLSLAGEIIRAAGETELPAVELTGEMERRYGISLRLDHGVTVPVYFLRKAGVKLPLVHVSMAIAPPEKLYSFGLAVRKAAESLGRRTALLASGDLSHCLSPDAPGGYNPRGREFDEQIARLLACPDVEGIIRMDRSLVDQAGECGYRSIVMMLGALDGYEVKAEVLSYEGPFGVGYLTASLLPGAANTERSFLAKLRSERRKEVARRRAGESFLVRLARETLESYIKGRPRPEIGEVPDEFKGRAGVFVSIKKHGSLRGCIGTIEPVQSSIVEEVAANAISAGVNDPRFQPVGEDELDDLEYSVDVLKPPEPVGGLDELDPKRYGVVVRAGRRKGLLLPDLEGIDTAAEQVAIARRKAGIGPDEPVQLERFEVVRYR, translated from the coding sequence ATGTCTGTGGTTATTTGCGGGGTGTGCCCGCACCCTCCCATTGCGGTGCCCGAGGTGGGCCGTGAGGAATCGGCCGCAGTGGAGGCCACCCAGAAGGCGCTGGTGGAACTGGGCCGGCGGGTAAGGGAAAGCGGTGCCGAAACGGTGGTGATCATTTCTCCTCACGCCCCGGTTTTTCAGGATGTTGCCGGAATTAACAAGACTCCCCTGCTGAGGGGTGACTTTGGAAGTTTCAGGGCGCCGCACGTGCGGTTCGAGCTGACAAACGACCTGTCCCTGGCCGGCGAGATCATCAGGGCGGCCGGAGAAACGGAACTGCCGGCGGTTGAGCTGACCGGGGAAATGGAAAGGCGGTACGGCATTTCCCTGCGCCTCGACCACGGCGTTACCGTGCCTGTTTATTTCCTGCGCAAGGCGGGGGTGAAGTTGCCCCTGGTGCACGTCTCCATGGCGATAGCCCCGCCTGAAAAGCTGTATTCCTTCGGGCTGGCCGTGCGCAAGGCGGCGGAGTCGCTTGGGCGCAGAACGGCCCTGCTGGCCAGCGGGGACCTGTCCCACTGCCTCAGCCCGGATGCGCCGGGCGGCTACAACCCGCGGGGCAGGGAGTTTGACGAGCAGATTGCCCGGTTGCTGGCCTGCCCTGACGTGGAGGGAATCATCCGGATGGACCGGTCCCTGGTTGACCAGGCGGGGGAATGCGGCTACCGCTCGATTGTAATGATGCTGGGGGCCCTGGACGGCTACGAGGTGAAGGCCGAAGTGCTCTCTTACGAAGGCCCGTTCGGGGTGGGCTACCTGACCGCCTCCCTGCTACCCGGCGCCGCAAACACGGAGCGATCCTTTCTGGCGAAGCTGCGCTCCGAGCGGCGGAAAGAGGTGGCGCGCCGCCGGGCCGGGGAGAGCTTTCTGGTCAGGCTGGCCCGCGAGACTCTGGAAAGTTATATTAAAGGCCGGCCCCGGCCGGAAATAGGCGAGGTGCCGGATGAGTTCAAGGGGCGGGCGGGCGTTTTTGTCTCGATTAAGAAGCACGGAAGCTTGCGCGGCTGCATAGGGACGATTGAGCCGGTGCAGTCCAGCATTGTGGAGGAGGTTGCCGCCAACGCCATCAGCGCCGGGGTCAACGACCCGCGCTTTCAGCCGGTTGGCGAGGATGAACTGGACGACCTGGAATATTCCGTCGACGTGCTAAAGCCCCCGGAGCCCGTCGGCGGCCTGGACGAACTGGACCCGAAAAGGTACGGCGTGGTGGTCCGGGCCGGCCGCAGGAAGGGCCTTTTGCTTCCCGACCTGGAGGGGATCGACACCGCCGCCGAGCAGGTGGCCATAGCCCGCCGGAAGGCCGGCATCGGGCCGGACGAACCCGTTCAGCTGGAAAGGTTCGAAGTGGTCAGGTACAGGTAA
- the RhtB gene encoding putative threonine efflux protein translates to MELAMIFSTAFVVGFSGAMMPGPLLTVTVGESARRGFVAGPLLVLGHGILELALILALAGGLSSFFKKTGVSHTVAVLGGAFLIYMGYGMARDAFYKRVSLAAAGPAGEGCGNPGGAGVEKEALKGAGGVRLHPVLAGVLTSVSNPYWTLWWATVGLGYITLSLRSGFAGLASFFTGHILADLVWYSLIAAAVAGGRKFLKEGVYRGVLVVCGVFLIGLGGYFLYFGLFT, encoded by the coding sequence ATGGAACTGGCAATGATCTTTTCCACTGCCTTTGTTGTGGGCTTTTCGGGGGCCATGATGCCCGGCCCGCTTCTTACCGTCACCGTCGGGGAGAGCGCCCGCCGGGGTTTTGTTGCGGGCCCGCTTCTGGTTCTGGGCCACGGCATTCTTGAACTGGCCCTTATTCTCGCCCTGGCCGGCGGGCTTTCAAGCTTTTTTAAAAAGACCGGCGTGTCGCATACGGTGGCGGTGCTTGGCGGCGCCTTTCTGATTTACATGGGCTACGGCATGGCCAGGGACGCCTTCTACAAAAGGGTTTCCCTGGCCGCGGCCGGCCCGGCGGGAGAAGGCTGCGGGAATCCGGGCGGTGCCGGCGTGGAGAAGGAGGCATTGAAAGGCGCCGGCGGGGTGCGGCTACACCCGGTCCTGGCGGGCGTTTTGACCAGCGTCTCAAACCCCTACTGGACGCTCTGGTGGGCTACCGTCGGCCTGGGTTACATTACCCTTTCCCTGCGCAGCGGCTTTGCCGGCCTGGCCTCTTTCTTTACCGGCCACATTCTGGCCGACCTGGTCTGGTACAGCCTGATTGCGGCGGCGGTGGCGGGGGGGCGAAAATTTTTAAAAGAAGGGGTTTACCGGGGTGTCCTGGTGGTCTGCGGGGTTTTCCTGATCGGGCTGGGCGGCTATTTTCTTTATTTCGGCCTTTTTACATGA
- the TrkG gene encoding trk-type K+ transport systems, membrane components, translating to MGFVEQEEREIVIKKNSERRLTVGATPPQVLVVGFAAIILAGALLLTLPASVRPGGEINFLTSLFTATSAVCVTGLVVVDTGTHWTFFGQLVILTLIQVGGLGFMTMATFFAILMGRRIGLRQRLIMQESLNQTSVSGIVRLARHVLVFTFSAELVAATILSVRWAADLGWQKGIWYGLFHSISAFNNAGFDLFGEFRSLTGYVEDVTVNLCITTLIILGGIGFSVIVDLFRNFRSPGRLSLHTKLTLSVTGILLLAGTVLIYCLELSNSLAPLSPQGKLLAAYFQAVTPRTAGYNTLNMAALRSATQFLIVVLMFIGASPGSTGGGIKTTTIGTLAVSIWSMARGRTDSVVFKRRLGQEQVYKSLAILFMATTLVITVSLLLSVTESADFLAVLFETTSAFGTVGLTMGLTPDLSTAGRLLIILTMFLGRVGPLTVAFALARPRHKFPLRYPEEKIMVG from the coding sequence ATGGGGTTCGTGGAGCAGGAAGAGCGGGAGATTGTGATTAAAAAAAATAGCGAAAGGAGGCTGACCGTGGGGGCCACCCCGCCGCAGGTGCTGGTGGTGGGCTTTGCGGCAATTATTCTGGCCGGCGCTTTGCTGCTTACCCTGCCGGCGTCTGTGCGGCCGGGCGGGGAGATTAATTTTCTGACCTCGCTTTTTACGGCCACCTCTGCGGTTTGCGTTACCGGCCTGGTCGTGGTGGATACCGGCACGCACTGGACCTTTTTCGGCCAACTGGTGATTCTGACTCTGATTCAGGTGGGCGGCCTGGGCTTTATGACCATGGCCACCTTCTTTGCCATCCTCATGGGCCGCCGCATCGGTCTGAGGCAGAGGCTGATCATGCAAGAGTCGCTTAACCAGACCAGTGTGTCGGGGATAGTCAGGCTGGCCAGGCATGTGCTGGTTTTTACCTTTTCTGCCGAACTGGTGGCCGCAACAATCCTGTCAGTCCGCTGGGCGGCCGATCTCGGCTGGCAAAAAGGGATCTGGTACGGCCTCTTTCATTCCATATCGGCCTTCAATAACGCCGGCTTCGACCTGTTCGGCGAGTTCAGGAGCCTGACCGGGTACGTGGAGGACGTAACGGTGAACTTATGCATTACCACCCTGATCATCCTGGGGGGGATAGGTTTCAGCGTTATCGTCGACCTGTTCCGCAACTTCAGGTCACCCGGCCGCCTGTCGCTGCACACAAAGCTCACCCTTTCCGTTACCGGAATTTTGCTTCTGGCCGGCACGGTCCTGATTTACTGCCTTGAGCTGTCCAACAGCCTGGCGCCGCTCAGCCCGCAGGGCAAGCTTCTGGCGGCCTATTTCCAGGCTGTCACGCCCCGCACGGCCGGCTACAACACCCTGAATATGGCGGCGCTCCGCTCGGCCACGCAGTTTTTAATTGTCGTACTGATGTTCATCGGCGCCTCGCCCGGTTCCACGGGCGGCGGCATTAAAACCACCACCATCGGCACCCTGGCCGTCTCGATCTGGTCCATGGCCAGGGGAAGGACCGATTCGGTGGTCTTTAAGCGCCGGCTGGGGCAGGAGCAGGTTTACAAGTCGCTGGCTATCTTGTTCATGGCTACCACTCTGGTAATCACGGTATCGCTTTTGCTGTCCGTAACCGAAAGCGCCGATTTCCTGGCCGTGCTGTTTGAAACCACTTCCGCCTTTGGCACGGTGGGCCTGACCATGGGCCTGACGCCGGACCTGAGTACGGCCGGGCGCCTTTTAATCATCCTCACCATGTTTCTGGGCCGGGTTGGTCCCCTGACGGTGGCCTTTGCCCTGGCCAGACCAAGGCATAAGTTTCCTCTTCGTTATCCCGAAGAAAAAATTATGGTCGGGTAG
- the LivG gene encoding ABC-type branched-chain amino acid transport systems, ATPase component, which translates to MSYFEVKDITKKFGGLTAVSSLSFTVEKGEIFGIIGPNGSGKTTVFNLISRFFPLTAGEIYFKGKRIDQLPAHKICEIGIGRTFQVVKPLRRMTVLENVMAGAFLRTNSMGRARHRAEEIIDFCGLTRYKEREAKSLPIPLRKRLEIARALATGPELLLLDETCAGLNPKESEEAIELIRKIRDTGITIIIIEHIMKVMMGISDRILAINFGRQIALGKPQEVANHPEVIKAYLGDAYA; encoded by the coding sequence ATGAGCTACTTCGAGGTAAAAGATATAACTAAAAAATTCGGCGGGCTTACGGCAGTTTCCAGCCTGAGCTTTACGGTTGAAAAAGGCGAGATTTTCGGCATAATCGGGCCGAACGGGTCGGGCAAGACCACCGTGTTTAACCTGATCAGCCGCTTTTTCCCGCTTACGGCAGGAGAGATTTACTTTAAAGGAAAGAGGATCGATCAACTGCCGGCCCATAAAATATGCGAGATAGGCATCGGCCGGACTTTCCAGGTGGTTAAGCCTTTAAGGCGCATGACCGTTCTTGAGAACGTCATGGCGGGGGCCTTTCTGCGGACGAACAGCATGGGCAGGGCCAGGCACAGGGCCGAAGAGATAATAGATTTTTGCGGGCTTACGAGGTACAAGGAGCGCGAGGCGAAAAGCCTGCCCATACCGCTCAGAAAAAGGCTGGAGATTGCCAGGGCCCTTGCCACCGGGCCGGAACTGCTCCTTCTGGACGAAACCTGCGCCGGTCTCAACCCCAAGGAGTCGGAGGAGGCGATAGAGCTGATCCGGAAAATTCGCGACACCGGCATTACGATTATTATTATCGAGCACATCATGAAGGTGATGATGGGTATTTCCGACAGAATCCTGGCAATTAACTTCGGCAGGCAGATAGCACTGGGTAAACCGCAGGAAGTGGCCAACCATCCTGAGGTAATTAAAGCGTATCTGGGTGATGCTTATGCTTAA